The Porphyrobacter sp. HT-58-2 genome segment GCGGATTGCGGCGCGCCAACCTTGGTGATCTGGCACGAAAGGCAGCCCCCGGCGATCCGCCTCTGCCCTTTGCCATCGGCGCCAGCCTTTCAGAGGCAGGGACGATCTCGGCGCGGATCGGCACCTATACCGAAAGCGGTCAACCGGCGCGGCGACTGGTGCGCGTGAATGGCGCCGCTGCCACCGCCGCGAGCCTTGCCGAGTGGCTTGCACTGTCATGGCTGACCCCGGCGATGGACGGACTTTTCACCGACAGCGCGGGTGCGCGGCGGCGGTTCATGGATCGCATGGCGCTGGCCATTGCGCCTGATCATGCGCGGCGCGCGAATGCCCTTGAGGCTGCCCTGCGCGAGCGGGGCAAGCTGCTGGAGACGGGCGGTGATCCGCGCTGGCTTGACGCGGTGGAGGCGCAGGTTGCAGATCACGGTGCCGCGGTGGCGCGCACGCGTGCAGAGCTTGTCCTGCGGCTGGTGGATGAACTGTCCGCTCTGCCGCCTGAACCCTTTGCCAGACCTTCCCTGACCTACCGCCCCGGCGGGCCGATGGACGAGACCGCCCTGCGCGCCGAGCTTGCCCGAAGCCGCCCGCGCGATCGTGCGGCGGGACGCGCGCTCACTGGGCCACAACGCGATGAATTGCTTGTGGAAATGGCCAGCACCCGGCAGCCGGCTGCATCCTGTTCGACCGGCGAGCAGAAGGCCATGCTGATCGCCATTACCCTTGCCCACGGCATCCTTGCCGCCGCTGGACGACCTTCGGTGCTGCTGCTCGACGAGGTCGCCGCGCATCTCGATCCTGTGCGCCGCACCGAACTGTTCAATCGGCTGAGGAACGGCAAGGCGCAGGTTTGGATGACCGGCACCGAACTCGCACCCTTTGACGCGATCCGCTCGGAAGCCGCGATCTGGCGGGTGTCTGGCGGGGGTGTGGAGCGGGTCTGAGGCGGGTTGAAGAGTGGCTAGAGGGGGTCTGGCAGGGGTCTGAAACGGGCTGGATCACCCGAATTTTTCATAAATACTTCTATTTTCCAATACCTTGATATATCTTCTGACACCTGCGAAATCACTTCACCGGCGGCAGAGCGCCTTCAACCTCTGCAATCGTCGAGGCCACCAGCCGCTCGATCCCTTCCGCCGTGGGGTGAATGCGGTCGGACTGGAACAGTTCGGGCTCGCGGTAGATATCCTCCAGCCAGAACGGAATCAGCGCCGCGCCATATTCCTTGGCCAGATCGCGATACATCGCATCGAAACGCGCCTGATATTCCGGCCCGTAATTGGGGGGCGCGCGCATCCCCATCAGCAGGACTGGCACGTTCCGGTCGCGTAGGACAGACAGCATCTGTGCCAGATTGGCCCGCGTTTCTTCGGGCGAAAGCCCGCGCAGCAGATCATTGCCGCCCAGTTCCAGAATGAACAGATCGGGCGCCTGCTGCTGCGCATCCAGCGTGAAGGTGATCCGATTGAGCCCGGCTGCCGTGGTATCGCCGGAAACGCCCGCATTGGCGATCTTCGCGTTCACGCCCCGGGCGCGCAAGGCTGCCTCCAGCCGCGCAGGGTAGCTTTGCGAGGGATCAAGACCATAGCCTGCAAACAGGCTGTCCCCGAAGGCAAGAATGCGCCGTTCCGGCCCCATCACCGGCACAGCGGGAAGCGCAGGCTGGCCGTCTTGCGCCACGCCGCCCGCAGGCACGGCGTCCTCCGCCCCATCACCGCAGGCTGCCAGCGCCAGCACCCCTGCACCGATCACGGCAATTTTCGACCAAGAGCGCTTGTGCATCCGTGAGCCTTCCGTACCTGTAGCTTGCCCGCAGCCCCACACCTATGCCATCGGAACCCCGTGACAAGCCCCTCTCTCGCAATAAGCGCCCGCAATCTTACCCTCACCCTCGGCAGCCCGGCGGCGCCAGTGACGATCCTGCGCGGGATCGATCTGGATGTTCCGCGCGGGGAAGTCGTCGCGCTGCTTGGCCCATCGGGTTCGGGCAAAAGCTCGCTGATGGCGGTACTGTCCGGCCTCGAACGCGCCAGCGGGGGCAGCCTCAATGTGGCAGGCGCAGATTTCGCCGCGCTGGACGAAGACGGCTTTGCCGCGGCACGCCGGGGCCGGATCGGGATCGTCTTGCAGGCCTTCCACCTGCTGCCCACCATGACCGCGGCAGAGAATGTCGCCACCCCGATGGAGCTTGCCGGGATGCCGGATGCTGCCCCGCGCGCGCTGGCCGAACTCGACGCTGTCGGTCTTGGCCATCGCACCGGGCATTACCCCACCCAGCTTTCAGGCGGAGAACAGCAGCGCGTCGCCATTGCCCGCGCCACCGCGCCGCGCCCTGACCTCATCTTCGCCGATGAACCGACCGGCAATCTCGACGCGGCAACCGGAGAGGAAATCATCAAGCTGCTGTTTGCCCGCCGCGCCGAAACCCGAGCAACGCTGCTGATCATCACCCATGACGCCAGCCTCGCCGCGCGCTGCGAGCGGGTGCTGACCATGGCCGACGGGGTGATCGTGTCCGACACGGCAGCGGCCAGCGCATGAGCTTGCCCCTTGCAACTGCATGGGCGATTGCCCGGCGCGATCTCAACGCCCGGTTCAAGGGGTTGCGGCTGCTGCTGGTGTGCATCTTCCTCGGCACGGCGGCACTGGCGGCGATCGGCACGCTGACCACCGCGATCGAGCGTGAACTGGCCTCAAGCGGGCAGGAGTTGCTGGGCGGGGATCTGGAGGTCGAGGTGTGGCAGCGCACCCTGCGGCCCGAAGAAGTCACCGCGATTTCCGCCTATGGCACGATTTCCAGCGGTTACCGGATGCAGGCGATGGCGAGCACGCCCGACGCGGCGGCGCCGATCGAACTGAAGGCAGTCGACACCAGATGGCCGATGTTCGGCACGCTGCTGCTGGAAGATGGCCGCGCGGTCGGCGCGCCGACAGGCACGGATGCATGGATTGCGCAGACCGCGATCGAACGGCTCGGCATCAAGCTGGGTGAAAGCTTCAAGGTCGGCACAGTCACCTTGCGCGCGGCGGGGATCATCAAGGACGAACCCGACCGCCTGTCGGAAGGGTTTCAGCTCGGCCCGACGGTGATCGTGGCCGAAGGCGTGCCGGCTGCTGCCGGATTGCTGGAACCGGGCGCGCTCTATCAGAGCAAGCACCGCGTGGCCTTTGCCGATGCGGGCCGCGATCCGGCCAAGGTGGAAGAAGCGCTGACCAAGGCTTTCCCCACCGCCGGGTTCGATATCCGCACCCGCGACCGCGCCTCTCCCGGCGCTGACCGCTTCGTGCGGCAGATGAGCGATTTCCTGACGCTGGTGGGCCTTGCCGCACTGGTGATTGCGGGGATCGGGATTGCTGGCGGGGTGTCGTCCTATCTCGATCAGCGCCGCGCCGGGATTGCAACGCTGAAGGTGCTGGGGGCGACATCGGCCGACATCGTGCGCATCTATGCCTTGCAGATCGGCGTTGCGGCGCTGGTGGGGAGCATCGCAGGGCTGGTCGCCGGGGTCGCGGTGACGCCGCTGCTGGCGAGCGCCTTGCAAGGCCTGCTGCCGGTCGAGAGCGGGTTTCTGATTGCGCCGGGCGCACTGGCGCTGGCGGCGGGCTATGGCTTGCTGGTGGCCTTCACTTTCGCTGCTGCGCCCCTGCTGCGCGCGCGCACCTTCCCGGCGATGGCGCTGATGCGGTCAGGCATCGTGCCGCTGGCGCGGGACAAGCGCGCCTTGATCGCAACCGGGCTGGGATTGGCAGCGATCTGTGCGCTGGCGCTGCTGACGACGGCCCAGCCGATGCTGTCGGGCGGGTTCCTGCTGGCCGCGGGCGGTGCGCTGCTGCTGTTGGCAGGGCTTGGCTGGCTGATCCAGACTCTCGCGCGGCGCCTGCCGCGCCCGGCCAATCCGCTGCTGAGGAGCGCGCTGGCCAACCTTCACCGGCCCGGTGCGCCGACGGGAGCGCTGGTGACGGCGCTGGGGTTTGGCCTTGCCGCCTTCGTGCTGCTTGCCGCGGTACAGACCGCGATTGATGGCAATATCCAGAGCCGCGTACCCAGGCAGGCGCCAGACTACTTCGTGCTCGATGTGCCGCAGGCCAAGGAACCGCGCTTCTTCGAACTGATCCAGCAGGAATTCCCCGATGCCGGTATTCGCACCGTGCCGACCATGCGCGGCGCGGTGATCGCCTATGGCCCCAGAGACGCGATGGTGCGGGTCGCCGATCTTGATGAAATCCCCGAAGGCGCATGGGCGCTGCGGGGCGAGCGCGGGCTGACCTATGCCGACACCCTGCCCGAAGGCAACCGCGTGGTGGCCGGCGAATGGTGGAGCCCGTTCCACAAGGGCGAGCCGCTGGTCTCGGTCGATGCGCGCTTTGCCGAGGCGGTGGGGCTGAAGGTGGGCGATTACCTCACCATCGGCATCCTTGGGGTAGAGCGCACCGCGCGCGTCGCTTCCTTGCGCGAAATCGACTGGGAAAGCATGGGCTTCAACTTCGCGCTGGTGTTCAGCCGCAATGCGATTGCCGATGCGCCGCACAATCTTTCGGCGACAGTCGATCTGCCCGACAGCGCTGAAAGCGCCGCGCGCGGCCGCCTGCTGCGGGCGCTGGTGCAGGAAATGCCCTCAAGTTCAGTGATCGAGGTGGGCGGGATTCTGGTCGAGGCGCGCAAGCTGCTGCAACAGGTGAGCCTCGCAACGCTGGCAGCGGCGGCCGTGACAGTGCTGGCGGGGCTGGCGGTGCTGATGGGCGCGATTGCCGCAGCACGGGCGGCGCGCACCTATGACACGGTGATGCTGCGCGTGCTGGGCGCTAGCCGGCGGCAGGTGCTGCTGCTGCAACTCGCTGAATATGGTCTGCTCGCCGGTGTGCTGGCGTTGGTGGCGCTGGGGCTTGGCGGAGGCCTTGCATGGGTGGTCATCACCCAGCTGTTCGAATTCGACTGGCTGCCCGACTGGAGTCAGGTGCTGGGCGTGCTGGCCCTGGGCGTCACGCTGGTGCTCGGCTTCGCGCTGGCCGGTTCGCTGCCGCTTTTGCGCGCGAAACCGGCCCGTGCGCTGCGGGAGCTTTAGGCGAAGACCTCCTCCAGCCGCTCTGCCCCGCCGTCGGTCACTTCGACATGAAGCGAAGCCGTAAACGCCGAGGCATAGATCGAATAGGCCATGAACAGGGGAATGAGCGCCAGCCCCGCGATGATGATCACCGCGATCGCCCCGCCTGACGGCTCTCCGCCGCCCTCAAGCCCGGTCGCCGCGCCGATGATCATCAGCAGCGGCACGCCGAGCACGACCAGCGTGATCGCGCCAAAGCCGAGCAGCGCGAGCAGGATCGACAGCGCCTTGCCCTGTGTCACCGCCCAAGACCGGCGAATGGCGGTCACCGGGTTGTAGACCTCGTCCACCGCCACCACCGGCACCAGCACGGCAAAGCGGCAGGCGAGGTACAGCGCAGCCAGCACGATCAGCAACGTCCCGGCTACCCCGCCGATCGAGCCTCCCGCCACCGCGCCGACCGCACCCGCCACCGCGAGTGACGCCACCATCATCGCGGCATAGGCAAGCAGCAACAACAGGGCGATGCCGATGAACGGCAGCGCGCTCTTGAACCCGCGCCGCAGTGCCAGCCCGAACATCGGCTCTTCCAGCGGCGAGGCAAGCGTTACCATCGCCGCCTGCTGCGCCAGCAGGATCACGATATAGGCGCCGTAGAACAGCACCATGAAGAGGATCATGCCGATCCCGAGGCCAGCCAGAACGCCCATGTCATCCATCGCTGCCGGATCGTCGAACCCGCTGCTGCCAAGCGCCGCCGCGCCCGCCAGTCCCGCGGCGCCAAGCCCGATGCCCAGCACCATCGATGCCGCGGTCTGGATCGCGAAAAACACCGCCCACATTCCCAGCAGCAGCCAGAACCGCTGACGGAACATCGCAAAACTCGTCGAAAACACGCGACCAATATCGACCATCTGATCCCCCTTGCGGTCATTGCCCTGCCGCAGATGCGCAGAATGCACAGGCCAAGACCTTGAGGCAAACAGAAAAACTGGGCGGGCGCTGCGCCCCAAACGCCGAAAAGAAAAAGGCCCCGCACCCGTGGTGCGAGGCCTCTCTCAAAGCCTGAATGGCTTGTCCGATCAGAAGCGGAAGCGAATGACGCCGCCATAGGTGCGCGGCAGGTTCGGATAGCCCGAAACCGTACCGGCCTGCGCCACACCGTCGAACACGGTGGTCACGAACTGGTCGTTGAGCAGGTTACGGGCGAAGGCACCGA includes the following:
- a CDS encoding arylesterase, producing the protein MHKRSWSKIAVIGAGVLALAACGDGAEDAVPAGGVAQDGQPALPAVPVMGPERRILAFGDSLFAGYGLDPSQSYPARLEAALRARGVNAKIANAGVSGDTTAAGLNRITFTLDAQQQAPDLFILELGGNDLLRGLSPEETRANLAQMLSVLRDRNVPVLLMGMRAPPNYGPEYQARFDAMYRDLAKEYGAALIPFWLEDIYREPELFQSDRIHPTAEGIERLVASTIAEVEGALPPVK
- a CDS encoding glycerophosphoryl diester phosphodiesterase membrane domain-containing protein: MVDIGRVFSTSFAMFRQRFWLLLGMWAVFFAIQTAASMVLGIGLGAAGLAGAAALGSSGFDDPAAMDDMGVLAGLGIGMILFMVLFYGAYIVILLAQQAAMVTLASPLEEPMFGLALRRGFKSALPFIGIALLLLLAYAAMMVASLAVAGAVGAVAGGSIGGVAGTLLIVLAALYLACRFAVLVPVVAVDEVYNPVTAIRRSWAVTQGKALSILLALLGFGAITLVVLGVPLLMIIGAATGLEGGGEPSGGAIAVIIIAGLALIPLFMAYSIYASAFTASLHVEVTDGGAERLEEVFA
- a CDS encoding ABC transporter ATP-binding protein encodes the protein MTSPSLAISARNLTLTLGSPAAPVTILRGIDLDVPRGEVVALLGPSGSGKSSLMAVLSGLERASGGSLNVAGADFAALDEDGFAAARRGRIGIVLQAFHLLPTMTAAENVATPMELAGMPDAAPRALAELDAVGLGHRTGHYPTQLSGGEQQRVAIARATAPRPDLIFADEPTGNLDAATGEEIIKLLFARRAETRATLLIITHDASLAARCERVLTMADGVIVSDTAAASA
- the recF gene encoding DNA replication/repair protein RecF (All proteins in this family for which functions are known are DNA-binding proteins that assist the filamentation of RecA onto DNA for the initiation of recombination or recombinational repair.); this translates as MGLSRITLENFRNHAATTLGETAHFNLLVGENGAGKTNLLEALSLLGPGRGLRRANLGDLARKAAPGDPPLPFAIGASLSEAGTISARIGTYTESGQPARRLVRVNGAAATAASLAEWLALSWLTPAMDGLFTDSAGARRRFMDRMALAIAPDHARRANALEAALRERGKLLETGGDPRWLDAVEAQVADHGAAVARTRAELVLRLVDELSALPPEPFARPSLTYRPGGPMDETALRAELARSRPRDRAAGRALTGPQRDELLVEMASTRQPAASCSTGEQKAMLIAITLAHGILAAAGRPSVLLLDEVAAHLDPVRRTELFNRLRNGKAQVWMTGTELAPFDAIRSEAAIWRVSGGGVERV
- a CDS encoding ABC transporter permease, with the protein product MSLPLATAWAIARRDLNARFKGLRLLLVCIFLGTAALAAIGTLTTAIERELASSGQELLGGDLEVEVWQRTLRPEEVTAISAYGTISSGYRMQAMASTPDAAAPIELKAVDTRWPMFGTLLLEDGRAVGAPTGTDAWIAQTAIERLGIKLGESFKVGTVTLRAAGIIKDEPDRLSEGFQLGPTVIVAEGVPAAAGLLEPGALYQSKHRVAFADAGRDPAKVEEALTKAFPTAGFDIRTRDRASPGADRFVRQMSDFLTLVGLAALVIAGIGIAGGVSSYLDQRRAGIATLKVLGATSADIVRIYALQIGVAALVGSIAGLVAGVAVTPLLASALQGLLPVESGFLIAPGALALAAGYGLLVAFTFAAAPLLRARTFPAMALMRSGIVPLARDKRALIATGLGLAAICALALLTTAQPMLSGGFLLAAGGALLLLAGLGWLIQTLARRLPRPANPLLRSALANLHRPGAPTGALVTALGFGLAAFVLLAAVQTAIDGNIQSRVPRQAPDYFVLDVPQAKEPRFFELIQQEFPDAGIRTVPTMRGAVIAYGPRDAMVRVADLDEIPEGAWALRGERGLTYADTLPEGNRVVAGEWWSPFHKGEPLVSVDARFAEAVGLKVGDYLTIGILGVERTARVASLREIDWESMGFNFALVFSRNAIADAPHNLSATVDLPDSAESAARGRLLRALVQEMPSSSVIEVGGILVEARKLLQQVSLATLAAAAVTVLAGLAVLMGAIAAARAARTYDTVMLRVLGASRRQVLLLQLAEYGLLAGVLALVALGLGGGLAWVVITQLFEFDWLPDWSQVLGVLALGVTLVLGFALAGSLPLLRAKPARALREL